GGAGCGCGAGCTCGTGGAGCCCTTGGCGCGCCTGAGCTTCTACTAGGTCGACCTAGACGTCGACGTCGGAACCCATGACGACGGTGCGGCTGCGGGGGAGTCCGAAGAACTCGGCCGGGTCGCCGGCGTTGTGGGCCAGCACGATGAACAGCTGCTTGCGCCAGTGGCTCATCCCCGGCCCGTCGGTGCGGCGCAACGCCCCGCGGGACAGGAAGTACGACGCCTCCTGAGCGTCCACTTCGGACGAGACGAGCCCCTCCGCGGCGGCGCGGCCGACCGCGCCGGGGAGGTC
Above is a window of Mycobacteriales bacterium DNA encoding:
- a CDS encoding potassium transporter Kup, encoding DLPGAVGRAAAEGLVSSEVDAQEASYFLSRGALRRTDGPGMSHWRKQLFIVLAHNAGDPAEFFGLPRSRTVVMGSDVDV